The following proteins come from a genomic window of Aquabacterium sp. A3:
- a CDS encoding methyl-accepting chemotaxis protein, translating to MRTNLPVTQREFDYPADATLMSSTDTHSRILYANEAFIQVSGFTREELMGQPHNMVRHPDMPREAFADMWATLKQGESWTALVKNRCKNGDHYWVRANATPVVRGGQVQGYMSVRTRPSREEVQSAEQLYQRFREGRAGSLAFHKGLVVHQGLGRWRSVFQLMSLRWRLAMGPLLITAFSIACGLLAGLNHAQLAWLVAADVVAAGLGMWWLNAQIARPLEQIHKQAASVASGQPGENLNLNRVDTIGMILRAVNQSGLNLRSLVDDVSSQVHGLRDAAQDIAQGNQDLHGRTDATAAQLQQTAASMTQMTSTVRANTQTALDANNFAGEASGAARHGGEVVGKVVHTMRDITDSSRKIADIISVIDGIAFQTNILALNAAVEAARAGEQGRGFAVVAGEVRSLAQRSAEAAKEIKGLIQASVERVEAGSELVNNAGQAMEAIVAKVSEVSHLIEQISHASKEQAAGIDQVNAAVGHLDDVTQQNAALVQQSTEAAGSLQQRTGRLADAIGVFKAS from the coding sequence ATGCGCACCAACTTGCCGGTCACCCAGCGGGAGTTTGATTACCCCGCCGACGCCACCCTGATGTCCAGCACGGACACCCACAGCCGCATCCTCTACGCGAACGAAGCGTTCATCCAGGTGAGTGGCTTCACCCGCGAAGAACTCATGGGCCAGCCGCACAACATGGTGCGACACCCCGACATGCCGCGCGAGGCCTTTGCGGACATGTGGGCCACGCTGAAACAGGGCGAGTCGTGGACGGCCCTGGTCAAAAACCGCTGCAAAAACGGCGATCACTATTGGGTGCGCGCCAACGCCACCCCGGTGGTGCGGGGTGGGCAGGTGCAGGGCTACATGTCGGTGCGCACCCGGCCCTCGCGCGAGGAGGTGCAAAGCGCCGAGCAGCTGTACCAGCGCTTCAGAGAAGGGCGCGCGGGCAGCCTGGCCTTTCACAAAGGCCTGGTGGTGCACCAGGGCCTGGGCCGCTGGCGCTCGGTGTTTCAGCTGATGAGCCTGCGCTGGCGCCTGGCCATGGGGCCGCTGCTGATCACAGCCTTCAGCATCGCCTGCGGCTTGCTGGCCGGCCTGAACCACGCCCAACTGGCGTGGCTGGTGGCCGCCGACGTCGTGGCGGCGGGGCTGGGCATGTGGTGGCTGAATGCGCAGATCGCGCGGCCGCTGGAGCAGATCCACAAACAGGCCGCGTCGGTGGCCTCGGGTCAGCCGGGCGAGAACCTGAACCTCAACCGGGTGGACACCATCGGCATGATCCTTCGAGCGGTCAACCAGTCGGGGCTGAACCTGCGCTCGCTGGTGGACGACGTGAGCAGCCAGGTGCACGGCCTGCGCGATGCCGCCCAGGACATCGCCCAAGGCAACCAGGATCTGCACGGGCGCACCGACGCCACCGCCGCCCAACTTCAGCAAACCGCCGCCTCGATGACGCAGATGACGTCCACCGTGCGGGCCAACACCCAGACGGCGCTGGACGCCAACAACTTTGCAGGCGAGGCGTCCGGCGCCGCACGCCACGGTGGCGAGGTGGTGGGCAAGGTGGTGCACACCATGCGAGACATCACCGACAGCTCGCGCAAGATCGCCGACATCATCAGCGTGATCGATGGCATCGCCTTTCAGACCAACATCCTGGCGCTGAACGCCGCAGTGGAAGCCGCCCGGGCGGGTGAGCAAGGTCGCGGCTTTGCGGTGGTGGCCGGCGAGGTGCGCTCGCTGGCCCAGCGCTCGGCCGAGGCCGCCAAAGAGATCAAGGGCCTGATCCAGGCCAGCGTGGAGCGGGTGGAGGCGGGCAGCGAACTGGTGAACAACGCCGGTCAGGCCATGGAGGCCATCGTGGCCAAGGTGAGCGAAGTGAGCCACCTGATCGAGCAGATCAGCCACGCCTCGAAAGAGCAGGCAGCGGGCATCGATCAGGTCAACGCCGCCGTGGGGCATCTGGACGACGTGACGCAGCAGAATGCCGCCCTGGTGCAGCAGTCGACCGAAGCGGCGGGCAGCCTGCAGCAGCGCACCGGCCGGCTGGCCGACGCCATCGGGGTGTTCAAGGCGTCGTGA
- a CDS encoding AraC family transcriptional regulator: MGQRISPVHLKILAYTLEVEGHGAQPVLQRCGYASIDDIDEDGDWLPASRLDHMMMAAMAHTGDPAFALVAGKSLALMRYGHMVPLVLSAPHLRAVMADLERYAALVQTTCELLLDEQPPGGARVRIDPLVTQGEGGRFRTEFAVTSALQMLRFASAGPQDVWRIDFPYAEPPGLRARYEAAFGNCLHFSQPGCGVSFQPSLLDRPLPSHDPVAYTAARTRAESALQALQRRSDVAERVHQWLLGQAAVAPSIGDAAQHLGLSERTLRRQLAALGTSYVDLVQQTQRLMAERLLAERHLSIKQVADQLGFSSVSTFHRAFRRWTGQTPTAWQDARRT, from the coding sequence ATGGGCCAAAGAATCTCGCCGGTGCACCTGAAGATCCTGGCTTACACCCTGGAGGTGGAAGGCCATGGTGCGCAACCGGTTCTGCAACGTTGTGGCTACGCCTCGATCGATGACATCGACGAGGACGGGGATTGGCTGCCCGCCAGTCGCCTGGATCACATGATGATGGCCGCGATGGCGCACACGGGTGATCCGGCCTTTGCCCTTGTGGCGGGCAAGAGCCTGGCGCTCATGCGCTACGGGCACATGGTGCCCCTGGTGCTGTCGGCGCCCCACCTGCGCGCGGTCATGGCCGACCTGGAGCGCTACGCGGCGCTGGTGCAGACGACCTGCGAATTGCTGCTCGACGAACAGCCTCCTGGCGGGGCCCGCGTCCGCATCGACCCTTTGGTGACGCAAGGCGAAGGGGGGCGGTTTCGCACCGAGTTCGCCGTCACCAGCGCCCTGCAGATGTTGCGCTTTGCCTCGGCCGGCCCGCAAGACGTCTGGCGCATCGATTTTCCTTATGCCGAGCCGCCCGGGCTCCGGGCCCGGTATGAAGCGGCCTTTGGCAACTGCCTGCACTTTTCGCAGCCCGGTTGTGGTGTCAGCTTCCAGCCCAGCCTGCTGGACCGGCCTTTGCCCTCACACGACCCTGTGGCCTACACGGCAGCACGCACCCGTGCCGAATCGGCCCTGCAGGCGCTGCAGCGGCGCTCGGATGTGGCCGAGCGCGTGCACCAATGGTTGCTGGGGCAAGCCGCGGTGGCGCCGTCCATTGGCGACGCCGCCCAGCACCTGGGGCTGTCGGAGCGCACCCTCCGGCGTCAGTTGGCCGCCCTGGGCACCTCGTACGTGGACCTGGTGCAGCAAACACAGCGCCTCATGGCCGAGCGTCTGCTGGCCGAGCGCCACCTGTCCATCAAGCAGGTGGCCGATCAACTGGGCTTTTCGTCGGTCAGCACCTTCCATCGGGCGTTCAGGCGCTGGACAGGCCAGACCCCGACGGCCTGGCAGGACGCGCGTCGCACGTGA
- the msrP gene encoding protein-methionine-sulfoxide reductase catalytic subunit MsrP, translated as MSFVRTSHHLLHPDSGCTLPEHEVTPQAVYLRRRQLLQGLAGAGALAGAGGLIGAPAWAQGQAAVVKGPGKLPALAAQRTAVAGGVVMDKLTPYDDVTTYNNFYEFGTDKSDPARNAHTLKTRPWMVRIEGEVLKPLTLDIDQLLKLAPMEERIYRLRCVEGWSMVIPWVGYSLASLLKQVQPTSKAKYVEFYTLADAKQMPGLRSSVLDWPYVEGLRMDEAMHPLTLMAFGLYGEVMPKQNGAPMRLVVPWKYGFKSAKSIVRIRLVEREPVSSWTAAIPREYGFYSNVNPKVDHPRWSQATERRIGEGGLFTPRRPTLMFNGYEAQVGQLYAGMDLRKYY; from the coding sequence ATGAGCTTTGTTCGCACCTCGCATCACCTGCTGCACCCCGACAGTGGCTGCACCCTGCCTGAGCACGAGGTCACCCCGCAGGCGGTGTACCTTCGGCGTCGCCAGCTGTTGCAAGGCCTGGCGGGCGCAGGGGCGCTGGCCGGTGCGGGCGGCCTGATCGGCGCCCCGGCATGGGCCCAGGGACAGGCCGCCGTGGTCAAGGGGCCGGGCAAGCTGCCGGCCCTGGCCGCCCAGCGCACGGCCGTGGCGGGTGGCGTCGTGATGGACAAGCTCACGCCCTACGACGACGTCACCACCTACAACAACTTCTATGAGTTCGGCACCGACAAGTCCGATCCGGCGCGCAACGCCCACACGCTGAAGACCCGCCCCTGGATGGTGCGCATCGAGGGCGAGGTGCTCAAACCCCTCACGCTGGACATCGACCAGTTGCTCAAGCTGGCGCCCATGGAAGAACGCATCTACCGCCTGCGTTGTGTGGAAGGCTGGTCCATGGTGATTCCGTGGGTGGGTTATTCGCTGGCCAGCCTGTTGAAGCAGGTGCAGCCCACCTCGAAGGCGAAGTACGTGGAGTTCTACACCCTGGCCGACGCCAAGCAGATGCCCGGCCTGCGCAGCAGCGTGCTGGACTGGCCCTATGTGGAGGGCCTGCGCATGGACGAGGCCATGCACCCCCTGACGCTGATGGCCTTTGGCCTGTATGGCGAGGTGATGCCCAAGCAAAACGGCGCCCCCATGCGGCTGGTGGTGCCCTGGAAGTACGGCTTCAAGAGCGCGAAGAGCATTGTCAGGATCAGGCTGGTCGAGCGCGAGCCCGTGTCGTCCTGGACGGCTGCCATTCCGCGCGAATATGGGTTTTACTCCAACGTCAACCCGAAGGTGGACCACCCGCGCTGGAGCCAGGCCACCGAGCGGCGCATTGGTGAGGGCGGGCTGTTCACGCCCCGCCGCCCCACCTTGATGTTCAATGGCTATGAGGCCCAGGTGGGCCAGTTGTACGCCGGCATGGACCTGCGCAAATACTACTGA
- a CDS encoding protein-methionine-sulfoxide reductase heme-binding subunit MsrQ translates to MDVNRVLLAPWAKPVCWALCAVPALALLGAGLADALGANPAERLIRETGEWALRFLWLTLLISPLRDVAGWPGLLRFRRALGVTAFVYAALHFLAYAWLDKSLLVADIVADVFKRNFILVGMVALLLMLPLALTSFNAAIRALGGRRWQMLHKLTYVVALLGLLHFYWKMSAKNDVAEVMVYAVLLAVLLGWRVMRRGGILAMWRPR, encoded by the coding sequence ATGGATGTGAATCGCGTGTTGCTGGCCCCCTGGGCCAAGCCGGTGTGTTGGGCCTTGTGTGCGGTGCCTGCGCTGGCCTTGCTGGGTGCAGGATTGGCCGATGCGCTGGGCGCCAATCCGGCCGAGCGACTGATCCGTGAGACCGGTGAATGGGCGCTGCGGTTTTTGTGGCTGACGCTGCTGATCTCGCCCCTGCGTGATGTGGCGGGGTGGCCGGGCCTGCTGCGATTCAGGCGGGCGCTGGGCGTGACGGCCTTCGTGTACGCGGCGCTGCACTTTCTGGCCTATGCCTGGCTGGACAAGTCGCTGCTGGTGGCCGACATCGTGGCCGATGTGTTCAAGCGCAACTTCATCCTGGTGGGCATGGTGGCCTTGTTGTTGATGCTGCCCCTGGCGCTGACCTCGTTCAACGCCGCCATCAGGGCCCTGGGCGGACGCCGTTGGCAAATGCTGCACAAGCTGACCTACGTGGTCGCGTTGCTGGGCTTGCTGCACTTCTACTGGAAGATGTCGGCCAAGAACGACGTGGCCGAGGTCATGGTGTATGCCGTGCTGCTGGCGGTGCTGCTGGGCTGGCGCGTGATGCGCCGTGGCGGCATCCTGGCGATGTGGCGCCCCCGCTGA
- a CDS encoding AEC family transporter, giving the protein MTENARMGGLLLQFLPFFVLVALGWGATRRGWLPLAGIPALNVFVLYFGLPALLFRLGASGALWQPGLGGLALVYGVVGLTITAGAMAWAWRGGLSRLDGGLAALATTFPNTGFLGLPLLTGLLGPQAAGPVAVTIVVDVLLFSSLCLAWAGVGAGPLRSAARNPLLWSMAAGLVCWALGCSWPSPVDQTLGLLAQSATPTALFTLGAILARAQMNAASAPEAASGRAPLWVPTLLKLLLHPALVWLAGQGAWALGVPVTSEGLVALTLAAALPAASNVSMLAERLGGGSAVVARIIWWTTVLALPTLGWWAQALTTP; this is encoded by the coding sequence GTGACCGAGAATGCCCGCATGGGGGGCCTGCTGCTTCAGTTTTTGCCGTTTTTTGTGCTGGTGGCCCTGGGCTGGGGTGCCACGCGTCGGGGTTGGCTGCCGCTGGCGGGCATTCCGGCGCTGAACGTCTTTGTGCTGTACTTCGGGCTGCCGGCCCTGTTGTTTCGCCTGGGGGCCAGTGGTGCGCTGTGGCAGCCCGGGCTGGGCGGGCTGGCGCTGGTGTACGGCGTGGTGGGGCTGACCATCACGGCGGGCGCCATGGCCTGGGCCTGGCGGGGCGGTCTGTCACGCCTGGATGGCGGGCTGGCCGCGCTGGCCACCACCTTCCCCAACACAGGATTTTTGGGGCTACCGCTGCTGACCGGGCTGCTGGGGCCGCAGGCGGCGGGGCCGGTCGCGGTCACCATCGTGGTCGATGTGCTCTTGTTCAGCTCACTGTGCCTGGCGTGGGCCGGTGTGGGGGCGGGGCCCTTGCGCAGCGCGGCCCGAAATCCCTTGTTGTGGTCCATGGCGGCCGGTCTGGTGTGCTGGGCGCTGGGGTGTTCGTGGCCCTCGCCGGTCGATCAGACCTTGGGCCTGCTCGCCCAATCGGCCACGCCCACGGCCCTGTTCACCCTGGGCGCCATCCTGGCGCGCGCGCAGATGAACGCCGCCAGTGCGCCAGAGGCTGCTTCAGGGCGTGCGCCGCTGTGGGTGCCCACGCTGCTGAAGCTGCTGTTGCACCCGGCCTTGGTGTGGCTGGCAGGGCAGGGCGCCTGGGCCCTGGGGGTGCCCGTCACCTCCGAGGGGCTCGTGGCCCTGACCTTGGCCGCGGCCCTGCCGGCGGCCAGCAATGTGTCGATGCTGGCCGAGCGGCTGGGCGGGGGCAGCGCGGTGGTGGCGCGCATCATCTGGTGGACCACCGTGCTGGCGCTGCCCACGCTGGGCTGGTGGGCGCAGGCGCTCACGACGCCTTGA
- a CDS encoding pectin acetylesterase-family hydrolase, whose protein sequence is MSFKPLLSAVALAALVPLASHAGYYQWEAVELAANTGAACGDGSPYRFFVNRTPFSSKTVVIFEGGGACWDQNSCAGKGDGALGISILSASNPNGIPADYMTNVFNVLNGGMSGLALGGLITPFSMRMHPLQRVQTQSWNIVYAPYCTGDVHTGNKVTTYTDADAANPRVQYHRGSANGLAMANWLAANFKRPDQLLVTGFSAGGAGSTANYGWLRLAMNPKKSALLADSGPLFQVNRTDSPEVSPSVKLHNKIRDVWGLDGANGLVTKLLTMYPDAGTAENLGSLTTGLARIFPQDRLNFSVFQQDAIYSAFSYTPFYPEIAAAESGVPRDTLINQKWAPEVRKWVDAMKPYPNVGYYVPYYRDFLKSHTLTTLTFSGTAIKEANIDGLNVVVDDLIDGKGTPIRAFETQRNLQNTKVPGTLDALLQPIYKAIGL, encoded by the coding sequence ATGTCCTTCAAACCTCTCTTGAGCGCGGTGGCCCTGGCCGCCCTGGTGCCCCTGGCGTCGCATGCCGGTTACTACCAATGGGAGGCGGTCGAACTGGCGGCCAACACCGGCGCCGCGTGTGGCGACGGATCGCCCTACCGGTTTTTCGTCAACCGCACCCCCTTCAGCAGCAAGACCGTGGTGATTTTTGAAGGCGGCGGCGCCTGCTGGGATCAGAACTCGTGCGCAGGCAAGGGCGATGGCGCCCTGGGCATCTCCATCCTGTCGGCGTCCAACCCCAACGGCATCCCGGCCGATTACATGACCAACGTGTTCAACGTGTTGAACGGTGGCATGTCGGGCCTGGCCTTGGGTGGTCTGATCACGCCGTTCTCGATGCGCATGCATCCGCTGCAGCGGGTGCAGACCCAGAGCTGGAACATCGTCTACGCGCCGTACTGCACGGGCGACGTGCACACCGGCAACAAGGTCACCACCTACACCGACGCCGATGCGGCCAACCCGCGTGTGCAGTACCACCGTGGCAGCGCCAATGGCCTGGCCATGGCCAACTGGCTGGCCGCCAATTTCAAGCGTCCAGATCAGCTGCTGGTGACGGGCTTCTCGGCCGGTGGTGCGGGCTCAACCGCCAACTACGGCTGGTTGCGTCTGGCCATGAACCCGAAAAAATCGGCCCTGCTGGCCGACTCGGGCCCGTTGTTCCAGGTCAACCGCACCGACAGCCCCGAGGTGTCGCCCTCGGTCAAGCTGCACAACAAGATCCGTGACGTGTGGGGCCTGGATGGCGCCAATGGCCTGGTCACCAAGCTGTTGACCATGTACCCCGACGCCGGCACCGCCGAGAACCTGGGCTCGCTGACCACCGGTCTGGCCAGGATCTTCCCGCAAGATCGCCTGAACTTCAGCGTGTTCCAGCAAGATGCCATCTATTCGGCCTTCTCGTACACGCCGTTCTATCCTGAGATTGCCGCGGCCGAGTCTGGCGTGCCACGCGACACCCTGATCAATCAGAAGTGGGCGCCCGAGGTGCGCAAGTGGGTCGACGCCATGAAGCCCTATCCCAATGTGGGCTACTACGTGCCGTACTACCGCGACTTCCTGAAGTCGCACACGCTGACGACGCTGACCTTCTCGGGCACGGCCATCAAGGAGGCCAACATCGACGGCCTCAATGTGGTGGTGGATGACCTGATCGATGGCAAGGGCACGCCGATCCGCGCGTTTGAGACCCAGCGCAATCTGCAAAACACCAAGGTGCCCGGCACGCTGGACGCCTTGCTGCAGCCCATCTACAAGGCCATCGGGCTCTGA